The Pseudarthrobacter sulfonivorans genome includes a window with the following:
- a CDS encoding DUF5058 family protein: MHPTDIDPKSTEILPVAFHPVLWVAAAGVFAIIILQSVIYLRAIRKAGASADLSEGQVRRAVRAGAVAAIGPSLAVALVAISLLPLFATPAVLTRIGLVGSAAFDVAAAGLAAGTQGAQLGGPTYTQKVFAIGFAAMTLGGLVWMITALVLTPILSKGDQALRKVNPAVMTVVPVAALLAAFFTLAFTETTKSPVHLITLIVSAATMSLCLLGAKYLKKSWLHEWGLGIAILVALAVAYLMTAK; this comes from the coding sequence ATGCATCCTACCGACATAGACCCGAAGTCGACTGAGATCCTGCCAGTGGCCTTCCATCCCGTCCTGTGGGTCGCTGCGGCGGGTGTTTTCGCCATCATCATCCTGCAATCGGTCATCTACCTCCGGGCCATCCGCAAAGCCGGCGCGTCGGCCGACCTGTCCGAGGGGCAGGTGAGGCGAGCCGTCCGTGCAGGCGCCGTAGCGGCCATCGGGCCGTCGCTCGCCGTCGCGCTCGTGGCGATCTCCCTCCTGCCGCTGTTCGCCACCCCGGCCGTCCTGACGCGCATCGGGCTGGTGGGCTCCGCTGCGTTCGACGTCGCGGCCGCGGGCCTCGCCGCAGGCACCCAGGGCGCCCAGCTCGGCGGGCCCACCTACACGCAGAAGGTCTTCGCTATCGGGTTCGCCGCGATGACGCTCGGTGGACTGGTGTGGATGATCACGGCGCTCGTCCTCACCCCGATCTTGTCCAAGGGCGACCAGGCGTTGCGCAAGGTCAATCCGGCGGTCATGACCGTCGTGCCCGTCGCGGCCCTGCTCGCGGCGTTCTTCACGCTCGCCTTCACCGAGACCACGAAGTCGCCGGTCCACCTGATTACCCTGATCGTCTCTGCCGCCACGATGAGCCTGTGCCTGCTCGGGGCCAAATACCTAAAGAAGTCCTGGCTGCACGAGTGGGGGCTCGGGATCGCGATCCTCGTGGCCCTCGCCGTCGCCTACCTCATGACTGCCAAGTGA
- a CDS encoding amidohydrolase: protein MTQAAASVTLAPGIKVSPDFVTEHIEMYKAFHRDPELSSHEHRTAAAIEARLDELGIEHFHSGGTGVVGLLRNGEGPVIAPRADTDGLPIAEETGLDYASTTTGTLPDGSTAPTMHGCGHDTHITNALAVAAYLTANREAWSGTVVFLFQPAEETAAGAKAMVDDGLWDRAPRPEVVLAQHVMPQPSGTFTLRPGHMASLADSWRITVRGRQAHGSQPEKSIDPIVAASAIVLRLQTIVSRELPPTTAAVVTVGTFHAGLKENIIPETAELSLNIRTPDEETRTKVLEAVRRIVNAEAAASGIGEPDIVEISRFPRLFNDAEHTERVAAAFREAFGEESIINAPLGMGSEDAGWLGDAIGAPVVFWAFGGFLAAEFEDGKAPAGNHHPAFAPDPEAALVHGTAAALSAVLSYVGR, encoded by the coding sequence ATGACACAGGCTGCCGCCAGCGTCACCCTCGCGCCCGGAATCAAGGTCTCCCCGGACTTCGTCACCGAGCACATCGAGATGTACAAGGCGTTCCACCGGGACCCGGAGCTCTCGTCCCACGAGCACAGGACCGCCGCGGCCATCGAGGCGCGTCTCGACGAGCTCGGCATCGAACACTTCCACAGCGGCGGGACCGGCGTCGTCGGCCTCCTGCGCAACGGTGAGGGGCCGGTCATCGCCCCCCGCGCCGACACCGACGGCCTGCCGATCGCCGAGGAGACAGGGCTTGACTACGCGAGCACCACGACGGGGACGCTCCCGGATGGCAGCACCGCCCCGACCATGCATGGCTGTGGCCACGACACCCACATCACCAACGCACTCGCCGTCGCCGCGTACCTGACGGCGAACCGCGAGGCCTGGTCCGGAACGGTCGTCTTCCTCTTCCAGCCCGCAGAGGAGACCGCGGCCGGGGCTAAAGCCATGGTCGACGACGGGCTGTGGGACCGCGCTCCGCGCCCGGAGGTTGTGTTGGCCCAGCACGTCATGCCCCAGCCGTCCGGCACTTTCACGCTCCGCCCGGGGCACATGGCGAGCCTCGCCGACTCGTGGCGCATCACGGTGCGTGGACGCCAAGCGCACGGCTCGCAGCCGGAAAAGTCGATCGATCCGATCGTCGCGGCCTCGGCGATAGTCCTGCGCCTGCAGACCATCGTCTCGCGCGAGCTCCCGCCCACGACAGCGGCCGTAGTCACGGTGGGGACGTTCCACGCGGGCCTGAAGGAAAACATCATCCCGGAGACCGCCGAGTTGAGCCTCAACATCCGTACGCCGGACGAGGAGACCCGCACAAAAGTCCTCGAAGCGGTCCGTCGGATCGTCAACGCCGAGGCCGCCGCGTCCGGAATCGGTGAGCCGGACATTGTAGAAATCTCCCGCTTCCCTCGCCTCTTCAACGACGCCGAGCACACAGAGCGAGTGGCGGCTGCGTTCCGCGAGGCCTTCGGCGAGGAGTCGATCATCAACGCGCCGCTCGGCATGGGCTCGGAGGACGCCGGCTGGCTCGGCGACGCGATAGGCGCTCCCGTGGTCTTCTGGGCCTTCGGCGGGTTCCTGGCAGCAGAGTTCGAGGACGGGAAGGCTCCCGCGGGCAACCACCACCCGGCCTTCGCTCCGGACCCCGAGGCCGCCCTCGTGCACGGCACGGCGGCCGCGCTCAGCGCGGTGCTCTCCTATGTGGGCCGCTGA
- a CDS encoding MFS transporter: MEAGGNLGAVLMIVEKAPKEKCGFCGSLNNVGPVVGFLASTGVFILVSSLMSQEQLPAWGWRVPFLLSILLVGIGLYIRLQLEESPVFEDVAEKQKAVRLPIAVALKNYWKEMILATESVVLFFGIFYVFSVFSLSYSTQQLGMDRNTVLYSVMIAMVVNSITIPIFSKLSDKVGRKKIMMRQRRWVLATTYGRR; the protein is encoded by the coding sequence ATCGAAGCCGGAGGGAACCTCGGCGCAGTCCTGATGATCGTCGAGAAAGCACCCAAGGAAAAGTGCGGCTTCTGCGGAAGCCTGAACAACGTCGGCCCCGTCGTCGGGTTCCTCGCCTCAACAGGGGTCTTCATTCTCGTCTCGTCCCTGATGTCCCAGGAGCAGCTGCCCGCCTGGGGGTGGCGGGTACCGTTCCTTCTGAGCATCCTGCTCGTCGGAATCGGCCTCTACATCCGACTCCAGCTGGAAGAATCCCCGGTCTTCGAGGACGTCGCCGAGAAGCAGAAAGCAGTTCGTCTGCCCATAGCCGTCGCCCTCAAGAACTACTGGAAAGAGATGATCCTCGCAACGGAATCAGTAGTTCTCTTCTTCGGAATCTTCTACGTATTTTCAGTCTTTTCACTCAGCTACAGCACCCAGCAGCTGGGCATGGACCGAAACACCGTCCTGTACTCCGTCATGATTGCCATGGTCGTCAACAGCATCACCATCCCGATCTTCTCCAAGCTCTCTGACAAAGTCGGACGGAAGAAAATCATGATGAGGCAACGAAGATGGGTGCTAGCGACTACATACGGCCGGCGGTAA
- a CDS encoding alcohol dehydrogenase catalytic domain-containing protein, whose protein sequence is MCHTDLHFMHNFETGSVPFEPPFTLGHENAVWVHKLGAGVQGWDVGQPVAVSGPWGCGRCSRCRRSEKNLPKTWPRWLL, encoded by the coding sequence TTGTGCCACACCGATCTGCACTTCATGCACAACTTTGAGACCGGCTCGGTCCCCTTCGAGCCGCCGTTCACCCTTGGCCACGAGAACGCTGTCTGGGTGCACAAGCTCGGCGCTGGAGTTCAAGGGTGGGACGTCGGTCAGCCCGTCGCGGTCTCGGGCCCGTGGGGTTGCGGCAGATGCAGTCGTTGCCGGCGGAGCGAGAAGAATCTCCCCAAAACATGGCCTCGCTGGTTGCTCTAG
- a CDS encoding NAD-dependent succinate-semialdehyde dehydrogenase: MNVSSAQLTPVLRTLVSAESEAALLASLPTGLLIGGQWVEASDGGTFDVHDPATGEVLATLASATSEDAVAALDAADKVQASWARTAPRERAEILRRAFELVTERAEDFALLMTLEMGKPLAEARGEVTYGAEFLRWFSEETVRDYGRYLTTPEGKNKILVQHKPVGPCLLITPWNFPLAMATRKVAPAIAAGCTMVLKPAKLTPLTAQYFAQTMLDAGLPAGVLNVVSSSSASGISGPLMKDSRLRKVSFTGSTPVGKRLIADAAQNVLRTSMELGGNAPFIVFEDADLDKAVEGAMAAKMRNMGEACTAANRFLVQESVAAEFTRRFAAAMGSLATGRGTEPGTQVGPLIDAGARDDVHALVSAAVEAGATAVTGGSPLDGPGYFYPPTVLGNVPNDAAILRQEIFGPVAPVTTFSTEEDAIRLANASEYGLASYIYSRDFNRLLRVAEQIEFGMVGFNAGVISNAAAPFGGVKQSGLGREGGSEGIAEYTTTQYIGIADPYAG, translated from the coding sequence TTGAATGTTTCATCAGCACAGCTCACCCCGGTCTTACGCACCCTGGTTTCTGCCGAGAGTGAAGCAGCGTTGCTCGCCTCCCTCCCCACCGGCCTGCTGATCGGCGGGCAGTGGGTGGAGGCGTCCGACGGCGGCACGTTTGACGTCCACGATCCCGCCACGGGGGAGGTGCTCGCCACCCTGGCCTCGGCCACGAGCGAAGACGCCGTCGCCGCCCTCGACGCCGCGGACAAAGTCCAGGCCTCCTGGGCACGCACGGCACCGCGGGAACGTGCCGAAATCCTGCGCCGGGCCTTTGAACTGGTCACCGAACGCGCCGAGGACTTCGCGTTGCTGATGACCCTGGAAATGGGCAAACCGCTGGCCGAAGCCCGCGGCGAAGTCACCTACGGAGCAGAGTTCCTGCGCTGGTTCTCCGAAGAAACAGTCCGCGACTACGGCCGCTACCTCACCACCCCCGAGGGCAAAAACAAGATCCTCGTCCAGCACAAACCCGTCGGACCCTGCCTGCTGATCACGCCGTGGAACTTCCCCCTGGCCATGGCCACCCGCAAAGTAGCACCCGCAATCGCCGCCGGCTGCACCATGGTCCTCAAACCCGCCAAACTCACCCCGCTTACCGCCCAGTACTTCGCCCAAACGATGCTCGACGCCGGCCTGCCAGCCGGGGTCCTGAACGTGGTGTCCTCCTCGTCGGCTTCCGGAATTTCCGGGCCGCTGATGAAAGATTCCCGGCTGCGGAAGGTCTCCTTCACCGGCTCCACCCCGGTGGGCAAGCGACTCATCGCCGACGCGGCGCAGAACGTGCTGCGCACTTCGATGGAACTTGGCGGCAACGCGCCGTTCATCGTGTTCGAGGACGCCGACCTGGACAAAGCCGTCGAAGGTGCCATGGCCGCCAAAATGCGGAACATGGGCGAGGCCTGCACCGCCGCCAACCGCTTCCTCGTCCAGGAATCCGTCGCGGCGGAATTCACCCGGAGGTTCGCGGCTGCTATGGGCTCCCTGGCCACCGGCCGCGGCACTGAACCCGGCACCCAGGTAGGCCCGCTGATCGATGCCGGTGCCCGGGATGACGTGCACGCGCTGGTGAGCGCCGCCGTCGAGGCCGGAGCAACCGCCGTCACCGGCGGTTCACCTCTTGACGGTCCGGGCTACTTCTATCCGCCCACCGTGCTCGGGAATGTGCCGAACGACGCCGCGATCCTCCGCCAGGAGATCTTCGGCCCCGTCGCCCCGGTCACCACTTTCAGCACTGAAGAGGACGCGATCCGGCTGGCCAACGCAAGCGAATACGGCCTCGCGTCCTATATCTACAGCCGTGACTTCAACCGGCTCTTGCGGGTGGCCGAGCAGATCGAGTTCGGCATGGTCGGGTTCAACGCCGGCGTGATCTCCAACGCCGCGGCGCCGTTCGGCGGAGTCAAGCAGTCAGGCCTCGGCCGCGAAGGCGGGTCCGAGGGCATCGCCGAGTACACGACCACCCAATACATCGGCATCGCCGACCCCTACGCAGGCTGA
- a CDS encoding SMP-30/gluconolactonase/LRE family protein, producing MQFDVLTTDIGFAEGPVFAQDGRIVVTSIDQGYVYQIVNGVKTVLGATGGGPNGAAEGSGGDIYVAQNGGWRPTAPGPGGALVTRWPGITGGLQAISPRGLVRSVSADPIYPNDLCFGPDGLIYLTDPSRQPSRDDGRLWRIDAETGDSELLTSVGWYPNGIGFGIEDDAVYVARSGEGQIVRFPLGNDGKLGTPETFIQLDHGRPDGFAWDAHGHLVVCCITGTQPGDLQVYDSNGSLVEVINPGAATKYTNVAISTAGQLIITDADEGNVLTAQWPYPGLPLHPFR from the coding sequence ATGCAGTTTGACGTGTTAACAACGGACATCGGGTTTGCTGAAGGGCCTGTGTTTGCTCAAGACGGACGGATCGTCGTCACATCGATTGATCAGGGGTACGTCTACCAGATAGTAAATGGTGTCAAGACTGTGCTGGGAGCAACTGGAGGTGGCCCGAACGGGGCGGCTGAAGGGTCGGGCGGTGACATCTACGTTGCGCAGAACGGAGGATGGCGACCCACTGCTCCCGGCCCTGGAGGTGCGTTGGTCACTCGCTGGCCTGGCATCACCGGCGGTCTTCAGGCCATTTCACCGAGAGGACTCGTTCGCTCGGTGAGCGCTGACCCGATTTACCCAAACGACCTCTGCTTCGGCCCGGACGGACTCATCTATCTGACCGATCCGAGTCGCCAACCATCACGCGACGACGGTCGGCTCTGGAGGATCGATGCCGAAACCGGGGATTCCGAGCTACTCACCTCCGTCGGTTGGTACCCGAACGGAATCGGTTTCGGAATCGAGGACGACGCCGTCTACGTGGCCCGATCAGGCGAAGGCCAAATAGTGCGATTCCCACTCGGAAATGACGGGAAGTTAGGGACACCTGAGACCTTCATTCAGCTCGATCACGGTCGTCCGGACGGATTTGCGTGGGACGCTCACGGCCACCTCGTGGTTTGCTGCATCACCGGCACGCAGCCCGGGGACCTGCAGGTATACGACTCCAACGGATCCCTGGTCGAGGTGATCAATCCGGGCGCCGCTACTAAGTACACGAACGTGGCAATCTCGACGGCCGGCCAGCTCATCATCACCGACGCAGATGAGGGAAACGTACTCACAGCTCAGTGGCCATATCCGGGCTTGCCTCTTCATCCGTTCCGGTAG
- a CDS encoding tripartite tricarboxylate transporter substrate binding protein, translating to MRKKPFLPALALGVIAVGAFTVTGCSAPATSGGSFPTKKITVIVPFAPGSGSDVSARVFASCMEDGLGQPLVVENKEGASGALGMAQVLKANADGYTITYSGTSPLVLAPHFSASAGYSLEDFDMLGTVKVVPETLMVPADSPYKTLNDLLSSKEPVVVAVPGEQAGSGLIVNAWRAQGLNVQTLVQPAIGEQKRGLDVGDYDAAIMYPGKETEGWIASGELRGLGIHSDERVSYWPNIPTFKEAGFAEGLLPAPSNFSLFAAPAGLPSAAVSALSDAVESCTSNEELRKSLGNGTEWMSPEETKAALTGIKDFLK from the coding sequence ATGAGGAAAAAGCCATTTTTGCCAGCATTGGCGCTGGGTGTCATCGCTGTAGGTGCTTTTACGGTCACGGGTTGCTCAGCTCCAGCTACATCTGGCGGTTCCTTCCCCACCAAAAAGATCACCGTGATCGTTCCGTTCGCGCCCGGCTCTGGATCGGACGTCTCGGCTCGGGTGTTCGCTTCGTGCATGGAGGACGGGCTCGGACAGCCGTTGGTCGTAGAAAACAAGGAGGGGGCCTCGGGGGCTCTGGGCATGGCTCAGGTGCTGAAAGCGAACGCCGACGGGTACACGATCACCTATTCCGGTACCTCCCCGCTGGTTCTGGCACCGCATTTTTCTGCCTCAGCCGGATACTCACTGGAAGATTTCGACATGCTCGGGACGGTCAAGGTAGTGCCGGAGACTTTGATGGTGCCCGCCGACAGTCCATACAAGACGCTGAATGATCTCCTGTCTAGCAAGGAACCCGTCGTAGTCGCTGTGCCGGGCGAACAAGCCGGAAGCGGGCTTATCGTGAATGCATGGCGCGCGCAGGGACTGAACGTTCAGACTCTCGTCCAGCCAGCAATCGGTGAGCAGAAACGTGGCCTGGACGTCGGTGATTACGACGCGGCCATCATGTACCCCGGAAAGGAGACAGAGGGTTGGATAGCCTCCGGAGAACTGCGTGGTCTTGGAATTCACTCTGACGAGCGGGTTTCCTACTGGCCGAACATCCCCACTTTCAAAGAAGCTGGTTTCGCCGAGGGGCTACTGCCTGCGCCTAGCAACTTCTCCCTCTTCGCGGCGCCCGCTGGTCTGCCCTCTGCCGCCGTGAGTGCACTGTCGGACGCGGTCGAAAGCTGCACTTCGAATGAAGAACTTCGTAAGAGCCTCGGCAACGGGACCGAGTGGATGTCACCAGAGGAAACCAAGGCCGCACTGACAGGGATCAAAGACTTCCTTAAGTGA
- a CDS encoding zinc-binding dehydrogenase has product MQALPRESRAAVVVEFGRPMEILAVEIPRELEPGAILTRNLVATVCATDVHIAGGSTPAAFPNDPPFILGHEVVGRVEFANAVETDAIGQPLRIGDRIVWTHGHCGRCRYCVVERKPSLCINRRPSMGGSIDKFPYLAGGFAEYGYVYPTGGAVRVPDGITDAVASAASCGLQTVVHAFESSPPVNEATVVIIQGAGPLGLFSVARYVAAGARVILIGGPAQRLELAKAWGATDVVNIEEVPSASDRIKLIKDLTHGRGGNIVVQASGMSAAFTEGVEMIANGGYYLIIGQGHDAPVIFDPSVLTSRNISIGGVRAAGAEHTWRAMEFLNRHKSTFNWDSMITSFQSLDHINEAFDRMRSWEEIKPAIQLLQTG; this is encoded by the coding sequence ATGCAGGCACTGCCACGAGAATCCCGCGCGGCAGTTGTTGTCGAGTTTGGACGGCCGATGGAGATCCTAGCCGTTGAAATTCCTCGCGAATTAGAACCGGGCGCCATACTCACCCGAAATCTGGTGGCGACAGTCTGCGCCACAGATGTTCATATTGCCGGCGGATCTACACCGGCCGCCTTCCCAAATGACCCGCCGTTCATCCTTGGCCACGAAGTAGTAGGCAGGGTCGAATTCGCGAACGCTGTTGAAACCGACGCAATTGGCCAGCCGTTGCGAATCGGTGACCGCATCGTCTGGACGCACGGACACTGTGGCCGTTGTCGTTATTGCGTGGTGGAACGCAAACCTTCCCTCTGCATCAACCGTCGGCCGTCAATGGGAGGGTCAATCGACAAATTCCCCTACCTTGCGGGCGGCTTCGCGGAGTACGGGTACGTCTACCCAACCGGCGGCGCGGTTCGGGTCCCCGACGGCATCACCGACGCTGTCGCATCCGCCGCTTCGTGCGGCCTGCAGACGGTAGTACACGCGTTTGAGAGTTCTCCGCCAGTTAACGAGGCCACGGTCGTAATCATTCAGGGGGCAGGGCCGCTCGGTCTCTTCTCAGTTGCCCGCTACGTGGCGGCAGGCGCAAGAGTCATTCTGATTGGCGGGCCTGCTCAACGCCTCGAGCTCGCCAAAGCCTGGGGCGCAACCGACGTGGTGAATATCGAGGAGGTGCCTAGCGCTTCAGACCGAATCAAACTAATCAAGGACCTCACTCACGGTCGTGGCGGAAACATCGTCGTGCAGGCGTCCGGAATGTCGGCGGCATTCACGGAAGGCGTCGAGATGATCGCGAACGGCGGCTACTACCTCATCATCGGACAGGGCCACGACGCCCCAGTAATATTCGACCCCTCAGTCTTGACCTCGCGAAATATTTCGATTGGCGGAGTCAGGGCCGCCGGCGCTGAGCACACGTGGCGTGCGATGGAATTCCTCAACCGCCACAAGTCCACTTTCAACTGGGACAGCATGATTACGAGCTTTCAGAGCCTCGACCACATCAATGAGGCTTTCGACAGAATGCGTTCTTGGGAGGAGATCAAGCCAGCCATCCAACTCCTTCAAACCGGGTGA
- a CDS encoding thiamine pyrophosphate-binding protein encodes MTLITTSSTGAQGVGKAVAAFDRPIVFGMPGGHTIQIFDALYDHQDSVECVLVREESIATVMAESYGRLTGRTAVVMAQGAWVLGAGGRGIMEAHLGASPMVILIDATEGGTYSHHGPYQSGFGGYGAYDLPAAMSAITKRTFVATDPVQAVQMTQLAAKHALEGEPGPVAVIFHSRALLNKFSAEDLPRLFFDGDYSSPIATTPESAISAAAAAIRDSERPIIIAGNGARGAASKSALLTFAEAHDIPVATTQGGKSTFPEDHPLAAGVIGSYGHNTANTLVGESDLIIAVGTKLGSTDTIDENPSLVSAARQTIVQIDVEALNIGWTRPVAHGLLGLVTDVLPRLDSALADLSAAGRSRVATVRETTDYFPELNDSIPEDWTVNPRRLSRILSEQLPANAIVTCDAGENRIFILHDFQTRDGGIMLQPNGGGGMGYAVPAALAATYSNPKQLAVAVTGDGGYAMSLHGLMTAVENKRKMLVVVMDNQSLGWIKHGQGARPFLVDFAPFDLGGIAAAIGCTAITATSEQELIAGIAKAREMTGTTVLIVKTGLSESFLTIKTDMAAGSHEEVASHDS; translated from the coding sequence ATGACACTCATCACCACGTCCTCCACCGGCGCGCAAGGAGTCGGCAAAGCTGTCGCCGCCTTCGATCGGCCCATCGTTTTCGGGATGCCTGGCGGACATACTATCCAGATCTTTGACGCCTTGTACGACCACCAAGACTCCGTTGAGTGCGTGCTCGTGCGCGAAGAGTCGATCGCGACAGTCATGGCAGAGTCCTATGGTCGACTCACCGGCCGAACTGCCGTCGTGATGGCGCAGGGCGCGTGGGTCCTAGGCGCTGGCGGCAGAGGCATCATGGAGGCCCACCTTGGTGCGTCGCCCATGGTCATCCTTATCGACGCGACGGAGGGGGGCACCTATTCCCACCACGGCCCGTATCAGTCAGGGTTTGGCGGCTACGGAGCCTACGACCTGCCTGCCGCTATGTCTGCCATTACCAAGCGAACTTTCGTGGCAACCGACCCCGTCCAAGCAGTACAGATGACACAACTCGCCGCCAAACACGCGCTTGAAGGTGAGCCCGGACCCGTTGCTGTGATTTTCCACAGCCGAGCCCTCTTGAACAAGTTCTCAGCGGAAGATCTCCCCCGGCTGTTTTTCGATGGCGACTACAGTTCACCGATCGCAACTACGCCGGAATCGGCGATTTCAGCCGCTGCAGCTGCTATCCGTGACTCCGAGCGCCCGATCATCATCGCCGGCAATGGTGCACGCGGTGCGGCATCCAAGTCGGCCCTGCTCACCTTCGCGGAGGCACACGATATTCCCGTCGCCACCACGCAGGGCGGCAAGAGCACTTTCCCCGAAGACCACCCGCTTGCCGCCGGGGTGATCGGATCGTACGGCCACAACACCGCCAACACGCTCGTCGGCGAATCCGACTTGATCATCGCAGTCGGCACAAAGCTCGGGTCCACAGACACAATCGATGAGAATCCGTCGCTCGTGTCCGCCGCCAGGCAAACGATCGTTCAGATTGACGTAGAGGCCCTGAACATTGGCTGGACCCGGCCCGTCGCACATGGGCTGTTGGGGCTCGTGACCGACGTGCTGCCACGCCTTGACTCGGCGCTCGCCGACCTCTCTGCTGCGGGGCGGTCGCGCGTTGCAACAGTGCGGGAGACGACCGATTACTTCCCAGAACTGAATGACTCCATTCCGGAGGACTGGACCGTCAACCCGCGGCGCCTCTCGCGGATTCTCAGCGAACAGCTTCCCGCCAACGCGATCGTGACGTGCGACGCTGGCGAAAACCGCATCTTCATCTTGCACGATTTTCAAACGCGCGATGGCGGCATCATGTTGCAACCCAACGGCGGTGGCGGCATGGGCTACGCGGTTCCGGCAGCTCTTGCGGCCACGTACTCAAACCCGAAGCAGTTGGCAGTAGCGGTGACAGGCGACGGCGGTTACGCCATGAGCCTGCACGGATTAATGACGGCCGTCGAGAACAAGCGGAAGATGCTTGTCGTGGTGATGGACAATCAATCCCTGGGGTGGATTAAGCACGGTCAGGGGGCGAGGCCCTTCCTTGTAGACTTTGCCCCGTTCGACCTTGGGGGAATTGCCGCAGCCATCGGGTGCACCGCGATAACGGCTACGTCGGAACAGGAACTGATTGCTGGCATCGCCAAAGCTCGAGAGATGACAGGTACGACGGTCTTGATCGTGAAGACAGGTCTCTCGGAGTCATTCCTCACCATCAAGACCGATATGGCTGCTGGTAGCCACGAAGAGGTAGCCAGCCACGACAGCTGA
- a CDS encoding HpcH/HpaI aldolase/citrate lyase family protein, translated as MVTANVPMDAFHSSVASARTFLFVPGNRPERFPKAAASAADLVVIDLEDAVPDDEKEAARVAASTWLAAGMSAAVRINGIGTEHCSNDIAAMSGLNGLSAVVIPMAADSRTIAGVYQMLGENVEIVALIETAAGVLNAREIAAAPGVARLAFGHLDFAADIQSSVESDAMLYARSTLVMASRAAGLPGPVDGVTTQLDDYLVAANDATRSRKLGFTGKLCIHPGQAEGVNAAFMPTDDERTWALRVLSASASGGAVRVGGEMVDAPIVLRAQDILRKSQAGESR; from the coding sequence ATGGTGACAGCCAACGTGCCCATGGATGCGTTCCACTCTTCGGTAGCTTCTGCCCGGACGTTTTTGTTCGTCCCGGGAAACAGGCCGGAACGGTTCCCCAAGGCAGCGGCGAGTGCTGCAGACCTGGTGGTGATAGATCTCGAGGACGCTGTACCTGATGATGAGAAGGAGGCCGCTAGGGTGGCGGCATCCACGTGGCTGGCGGCTGGGATGTCGGCCGCAGTTCGAATTAATGGGATCGGCACCGAGCACTGTTCAAACGATATCGCTGCGATGTCCGGCCTGAATGGGCTGAGCGCAGTCGTTATTCCTATGGCGGCAGATTCGAGGACGATAGCCGGCGTTTACCAGATGCTCGGCGAGAACGTAGAGATCGTAGCTCTGATTGAGACAGCTGCCGGTGTCCTCAATGCTCGGGAGATCGCGGCTGCCCCCGGAGTGGCCAGACTCGCTTTCGGCCACTTGGATTTCGCCGCGGACATACAGTCCTCAGTCGAGAGCGATGCCATGCTCTACGCACGGTCGACCCTGGTAATGGCGTCTAGAGCCGCAGGGCTCCCAGGACCGGTCGATGGCGTAACTACACAACTCGACGACTATTTGGTTGCTGCAAACGATGCCACGAGATCCCGGAAATTGGGGTTCACGGGCAAATTGTGCATTCACCCTGGCCAGGCGGAGGGTGTGAACGCCGCGTTTATGCCCACCGATGATGAGCGCACGTGGGCACTTCGCGTCCTATCGGCTTCGGCATCAGGTGGCGCAGTACGGGTAGGGGGAGAAATGGTCGACGCGCCCATCGTCCTCAGAGCTCAAGACATTCTCCGGAAGTCACAGGCGGGCGAATCGAGATAG